The following coding sequences are from one Pigmentibacter sp. JX0631 window:
- a CDS encoding AMP nucleosidase encodes MKTKAEICKNWLPRYTGTKIDDFADHILLTNFQTYVNRFAEMTDSKVVGLDRAMPNATCKKSNVSIINFGMGSANAATIMDLLSARAPKSVLFLGKCGGLKHSTEIGHFILPIAAIRGEGTSNDYFPPEVPALPSFKLHKFVSQKIVEGGHDYRTGVVYTTNRRVWEHDQSFLKYMHTMKCIAVDMETATILMVGFYNEIARGALLIVSDVPITPEGVKTEAGDKAISAKWTDIHIKLGIDSLKDLETKGEQIKHFKY; translated from the coding sequence ATGAAAACAAAAGCAGAAATTTGCAAAAACTGGCTGCCAAGATACACTGGCACAAAAATAGATGACTTTGCAGATCATATTTTACTTACAAACTTTCAAACTTATGTGAATCGCTTTGCTGAAATGACGGATTCAAAAGTAGTTGGCTTAGATAGAGCTATGCCAAATGCAACATGTAAGAAGTCTAATGTTTCTATCATAAATTTTGGAATGGGTTCTGCTAACGCTGCGACTATTATGGATTTACTAAGTGCACGAGCGCCTAAATCTGTTTTGTTTTTAGGCAAATGTGGGGGGCTAAAACATTCCACTGAAATAGGGCACTTTATTTTACCTATAGCAGCGATACGTGGAGAAGGTACTTCAAATGATTACTTTCCTCCAGAAGTTCCGGCTTTACCCTCATTCAAATTGCATAAATTTGTATCACAAAAGATAGTTGAAGGTGGTCATGACTACCGAACCGGAGTTGTTTATACAACAAATAGAAGAGTCTGGGAGCATGACCAAAGTTTTTTAAAATATATGCACACTATGAAATGCATTGCAGTTGATATGGAAACGGCAACAATATTAATGGTTGGTTTTTATAATGAAATAGCTAGGGGAGCTTTATTAATTGTTTCTGATGTTCCTATTACTCCTGAAGGAGTGAAAACAGAAGCTGGAGACAAGGCTATCTCTGCTAAATGGACAGATATTCATATTAAATTGGGAATTGATAGTTTAAAAGATCTTGAAACAAAAGGTGAACAAATTAAACATTTTAAATATTGA
- a CDS encoding phosphatase domain-containing protein yields MKKFIFILAALIFLLISMTAYPQKIFIISDIDDTIKITGLKAGTMKMVEHGSRSQAFFAIDLVYQLFYENGKGSNGTVGREIFFVSGAPGQLGKLSVHFLKKNEFPFPSKAYFLNKKIGEKTLDAKLNAITPIIEAHPNSTFILIGDNGEFDPDVYKTLQDKYGSRLIVFIHYVYAAANLNIVNYSSSNTRQSFEIFQGQTPYFTGVDLAIQFYRLGLISKENVLRVVNESLQNIDPIFYNNIKNESNYTPEYSNNHSLRHNQKLFYQEWMTGCKGFMTSEWNNLVTPFVQEDLELSSKIERIRSIITQFRGCEVATP; encoded by the coding sequence ATGAAAAAATTTATTTTTATTTTAGCAGCTCTTATCTTCTTACTAATTTCAATGACTGCATATCCGCAAAAGATTTTTATAATTTCTGATATTGATGACACTATTAAAATAACGGGACTAAAAGCTGGAACGATGAAAATGGTTGAGCATGGTTCTAGATCTCAAGCATTTTTTGCAATAGATCTCGTTTATCAATTATTTTATGAAAACGGAAAAGGTAGCAATGGTACTGTGGGAAGAGAAATTTTCTTTGTTTCAGGTGCACCAGGTCAATTAGGAAAATTATCTGTCCATTTTTTAAAGAAAAATGAATTTCCTTTTCCATCAAAAGCTTATTTTCTTAACAAAAAAATTGGTGAAAAAACATTAGATGCAAAATTGAATGCAATCACACCTATAATTGAAGCGCATCCTAATTCAACATTTATCCTAATTGGTGATAATGGGGAATTTGATCCTGATGTCTACAAAACTTTGCAAGATAAATATGGTTCTAGGCTGATTGTATTTATTCACTATGTATACGCTGCTGCAAATTTAAATATAGTTAATTATTCATCAAGTAATACAAGACAATCGTTTGAAATTTTCCAAGGACAAACACCTTATTTTACTGGAGTGGATTTAGCAATTCAATTTTATCGATTGGGATTAATTTCAAAAGAAAATGTATTAAGAGTTGTAAATGAATCTTTACAAAATATAGATCCAATTTTCTATAATAATATTAAAAATGAAAGTAATTATACGCCTGAATATTCAAATAATCATTCATTAAGACACAATCAAAAACTTTTTTATCAAGAATGGATGACTGGTTGTAAAGGCTTTATGACATCAGAATGGAACAATTTAGTCACTCCTTTTGTTCAAGAAGATTTAGAACTTAGTTCTAAAATAGAAAGAATTCGTTCTATTATTACACAATTTAGGGGTTGCGAAGTAGCAACTCCATAA
- a CDS encoding 7-carboxy-7-deazaguanine synthase QueE, with the protein MTATYLVNEIYPCLQGEGPNSGKPSLLIRFQICNLRCTWCDTPYTHTIKSDPIDKNNLTKGQLFKRYSLNELLLKIKEYPQKHLILSGGEPTLHNLGVLIRSLGKEYTGEVESNGTRIPHLQIKNFLASDYSLLQWNISPKFNNSGEEIVTESFQHWSDLSKKQDNIYFKFVIRKTFKDADMEEVLKIVENFSLKANKIYLMAEGITVESQLANIWLHDECLKYGFNYTPRLHILLFGNKRGV; encoded by the coding sequence ATGACTGCAACTTATTTAGTTAATGAAATTTATCCTTGCTTACAAGGTGAAGGTCCAAACAGTGGAAAACCTTCATTATTAATCCGTTTTCAAATCTGTAATTTACGCTGTACTTGGTGCGATACTCCTTATACACATACAATCAAAAGCGATCCTATTGACAAAAATAACTTAACAAAAGGCCAATTGTTTAAACGTTATTCTTTAAATGAACTTCTTCTAAAAATAAAAGAATACCCACAAAAACATCTCATTCTTTCTGGCGGTGAGCCAACTCTTCATAATTTAGGTGTCTTAATACGCAGTCTAGGCAAAGAATACACTGGTGAAGTAGAAAGTAACGGAACACGCATTCCGCATTTGCAAATTAAAAATTTTCTTGCAAGCGATTATTCTTTATTGCAATGGAATATTTCACCAAAATTCAATAATAGTGGAGAAGAAATAGTAACTGAGTCTTTCCAACATTGGTCTGATTTATCTAAAAAGCAAGATAATATCTATTTTAAATTTGTAATCAGAAAAACTTTTAAAGATGCTGACATGGAAGAAGTATTGAAAATAGTAGAAAATTTTTCATTAAAGGCAAATAAAATTTATTTAATGGCAGAAGGTATTACAGTTGAGTCACAATTAGCTAATATTTGGCTACATGATGAATGTCTTAAATATGGCTTTAACTACACACCAAGATTACATATTTTATTGTTTGGCAATAAACGTGGGGTTTAA
- a CDS encoding 6-carboxytetrahydropterin synthase: MLNTPQSTTKIFIQDVTLLDCAILYPSTGPQGKSWYVDVTWEGKKDKNGVLFDFSLAKKSAKSTIDHEFDHKLLVKPSSIRFQSNSQLIIVAGFKEAEQHSIFAINTYSNSVRKISRETLISLDKGDVSLLEKEISHSILRNSPENVTNVIVKLRPHEDHVKSNYFSYTHSLCHHYGNCQRFHGHSNIIEVFKNGKFDADKSNFIAKKLNHSYIISRNYIDANWNSKLIHELIEHCPEISEFKEKLIVAQYKGTQGEVAVILPKECVFLLEHESTVENIAEFIKSLFQATDQDLEIRAYEGLAKGSIYS; the protein is encoded by the coding sequence ATGTTAAATACACCCCAGAGTACGACCAAAATATTCATTCAAGATGTTACTTTGCTTGACTGTGCTATTTTATATCCTAGTACAGGTCCACAAGGAAAAAGCTGGTACGTTGATGTTACTTGGGAAGGTAAAAAAGACAAAAATGGAGTTCTTTTTGATTTTAGTTTAGCAAAAAAATCAGCAAAAAGTACCATAGATCACGAATTCGATCATAAATTGCTTGTTAAACCAAGCAGTATTCGTTTTCAATCCAATTCACAGTTAATAATTGTGGCAGGCTTTAAAGAAGCAGAACAACATTCTATTTTTGCAATAAATACTTACAGTAATTCTGTAAGAAAAATATCAAGAGAAACCTTAATATCTTTAGACAAAGGAGATGTTTCTTTATTAGAAAAAGAAATTTCTCACTCAATTCTTCGAAATTCCCCCGAAAATGTAACAAATGTAATTGTTAAATTAAGACCCCATGAAGATCATGTTAAAAGTAATTACTTTAGCTATACACATAGCTTGTGTCATCATTATGGCAATTGCCAAAGATTTCATGGCCATAGCAATATAATTGAAGTTTTCAAAAATGGAAAATTTGATGCTGATAAAAGTAATTTTATCGCTAAAAAACTAAACCACTCTTATATTATTTCAAGAAATTATATAGATGCCAATTGGAATTCTAAATTAATTCATGAATTAATAGAACATTGTCCTGAAATATCAGAATTTAAAGAAAAATTAATAGTTGCGCAATATAAAGGAACTCAAGGAGAGGTTGCTGTTATTCTTCCAAAAGAATGTGTATTTTTGTTAGAACATGAAAGTACTGTAGAAAACATAGCAGAATTTATAAAAAGTTTATTTCAAGCAACCGATCAGGATTTAGAAATTCGAGCTTACGAAGGTTTAGCAAAAGGTTCTATTTATTCTTAA
- a CDS encoding flagellin yields MGLRVQTNISSINAQRNLAVSTLALAKHTERVASGYRINRAADDAAGLAISEKLRSQVRGLIQAKRNTHDGISLIQTAEGGLNEISNMLIRLKELSVQAASDTIGDLERGHIQKEFVALKDEIDRIAYSTEFNGTRLLTGAAEIPAVLKENSNPPPLEIQVGASYYPEVDDLYTVRNPTHIIRINLEKINALTGGEGSLEIGTVTDEEGTRVDKKIFAQRSMIRLDKAIDKVNEYRAILGAIQNRMQYAAANTGMTIENLEAAKSRIKDSDYAEESSQVVQQTILQKAGISVLSQANQIPEMALKLLG; encoded by the coding sequence ATGGGATTGAGGGTACAAACGAATATTAGCTCAATCAATGCACAGAGGAATTTAGCTGTGTCAACCCTTGCTTTAGCTAAACATACTGAAAGAGTTGCGAGTGGGTATAGAATTAATAGAGCAGCTGATGACGCTGCGGGACTTGCTATTTCTGAAAAACTACGTTCACAAGTTAGAGGTCTCATCCAAGCAAAACGCAATACGCATGACGGGATTAGTTTAATACAAACGGCAGAAGGTGGTTTGAACGAAATATCAAATATGCTGATAAGATTAAAAGAACTCTCAGTCCAAGCTGCGAGTGATACAATAGGAGATTTAGAGCGAGGGCACATCCAAAAAGAATTTGTTGCCCTTAAAGATGAAATTGATAGAATTGCCTATTCTACTGAATTTAATGGAACCCGACTTCTCACTGGAGCAGCAGAGATTCCGGCTGTCCTGAAAGAAAACAGCAACCCTCCTCCGTTAGAAATACAAGTTGGGGCTTCATACTACCCTGAAGTAGATGATCTTTATACGGTTAGGAATCCTACCCATATTATCAGAATTAATTTAGAAAAAATTAATGCTTTAACAGGTGGAGAGGGCTCTCTCGAAATAGGAACTGTAACAGATGAAGAAGGAACAAGAGTTGATAAAAAGATTTTTGCTCAACGCAGTATGATTCGTTTGGATAAGGCCATTGATAAAGTTAATGAATATCGAGCTATTTTAGGCGCCATCCAAAACAGAATGCAATACGCAGCTGCAAACACAGGTATGACTATTGAAAACTTAGAAGCAGCAAAATCAAGAATCAAAGACTCTGATTATGCAGAGGAAAGTTCTCAAGTTGTGCAACAAACCATATTGCAAAAAGCCGGAATTTCTGTTCTTTCCCAAGCAAATCAAATCCCTGAAATGGCTTTAAAGCTTTTAGGTTGA